A single genomic interval of Microbacterium hydrocarbonoxydans harbors:
- a CDS encoding DUF4032 domain-containing protein: protein MQDALRITASSIDPGLLALPWSTSLAKWPSEKIVSLPKGLSRHLVRFADLSGRVVAVKETTDEMARREYEMLGNLARLDVPCVDRVAVIAGRTDADGEPLPAALVTSHLRFSMPYRALFTRVLRPDTANRLVDALAVLLVRLHNVGFYWGDVSLSNTLFRRDAGAFAAYLVDAETGELHEEGLTDGQRAYDLDLARTNIAGEVMDLAAGGRLEHGVDAIAIADGIVSSYRSLWAELTAQESFSAAETWRITERVERLNALGFDIDEMSMSTTSDGTVVEIQPKVVDAGHHQRRLIRLTGLDVEENQARRLLNDLDEFRARSTKQWADEEMYAHEWLTRVFEPVVRAIPYELRAKLEPAEVFHQVLEHRWYLSQAQGRSVPLAEVLTSYVKEVLRHRRDEATIMGPPTETMSLPVITGANPVSDDDDDEVDWRDLV, encoded by the coding sequence ATGCAGGATGCGCTGCGGATCACCGCGAGCTCGATCGATCCCGGCCTGCTGGCCCTGCCCTGGTCGACATCGCTCGCGAAGTGGCCGTCCGAGAAGATCGTGTCGCTGCCGAAGGGCCTCTCCCGGCACCTGGTGCGGTTCGCCGACCTGTCCGGTCGTGTCGTCGCCGTCAAGGAGACGACCGACGAGATGGCCAGGCGCGAGTACGAGATGCTGGGCAACCTCGCTCGCCTGGACGTCCCGTGCGTCGACCGCGTCGCCGTGATCGCCGGACGGACGGATGCCGACGGCGAGCCGCTGCCTGCCGCCCTCGTCACCTCGCACCTGCGGTTCTCGATGCCCTACCGCGCGCTCTTCACGCGGGTGCTGCGTCCGGACACTGCCAACCGACTCGTCGACGCTCTCGCCGTGCTTCTGGTGCGACTGCACAACGTCGGCTTCTACTGGGGCGACGTGTCGCTGTCGAACACGCTTTTCCGCCGTGACGCCGGCGCGTTCGCCGCCTACCTGGTCGATGCCGAGACGGGTGAGCTGCACGAAGAGGGCCTCACCGACGGCCAGCGGGCGTACGACCTCGACCTCGCCCGCACGAACATCGCCGGAGAGGTCATGGATCTCGCCGCCGGCGGACGTCTCGAGCACGGCGTCGACGCGATCGCGATCGCGGACGGCATCGTGTCGTCGTACCGGTCGCTGTGGGCGGAGCTGACCGCCCAGGAGTCCTTCTCCGCCGCAGAGACCTGGCGGATCACCGAGCGGGTCGAACGCCTCAACGCACTCGGGTTCGACATCGACGAGATGTCGATGTCGACCACCTCCGACGGGACGGTCGTGGAGATCCAGCCGAAGGTGGTCGATGCGGGCCACCACCAGCGTCGCCTGATCCGTCTCACGGGCCTCGACGTGGAGGAGAACCAGGCGCGCCGCCTGCTCAACGACCTCGACGAGTTCCGCGCCCGGTCGACCAAGCAGTGGGCCGACGAGGAGATGTACGCCCACGAGTGGCTCACCCGCGTGTTCGAGCCCGTCGTGCGCGCGATCCCCTACGAGCTGCGCGCGAAGCTCGAGCCGGCCGAGGTGTTTCACCAGGTGCTGGAGCACCGCTGGTACCTGTCTCAGGCGCAGGGGCGTTCCGTGCCGCTCGCCGAGGTGCTGACGAGCTACGTCAAGGAGGTGCTGCGGCACCGGCGCGACGAGGCCACGATCATGGGGCCGCCCACCGAGACGATGAGCCTGCCCGTCATCACCGGCGCGAACCCGGTGTCAGACGACGACGATGACGAGGTCGACTGGCGCGACCTCGTCTGA
- a CDS encoding ABC transporter ATP-binding protein, with the protein MASVTFDEATRLYPGGTRPAVDKLNLEVADGEFLVLVGPSGCGKSTSLRMLAGLEEVNAGRILIGDRDVTDVPPKDRDIAMVFQNYALYPHMTVAENMGFALKIAGVGKEERATRVLEAAKLLDLEEYLTRKPKALSGGQRQRVAMGRAIVRQPQVFLMDEPLSNLDAKLRVQTRTQIASLQRRLGVTTVYVTHDQTEALTMGDRIAVLKDGLLQQVGTPRDLYEKPENVFVAGFIGSPAMNLFSADLADGGVRFGTEVVPLDRDTVGRANGSQVTVGVRPEDITVGPADGKGLSVVVDLVEELGADGYLYGHTEINGKRADLVARVDGRSHPNAGETVTLAANAGHVHAFDIESGVRLNDKPIVSA; encoded by the coding sequence ATGGCATCTGTGACTTTCGACGAGGCCACCCGCCTCTACCCCGGCGGAACCCGCCCGGCTGTCGACAAGCTGAACCTCGAGGTCGCCGATGGCGAATTCCTCGTTCTCGTCGGCCCCTCCGGCTGCGGTAAGTCCACCTCGCTGCGTATGCTCGCCGGCCTCGAAGAGGTCAACGCGGGACGCATCCTCATCGGTGACCGCGACGTCACCGACGTGCCCCCGAAGGACCGCGACATCGCGATGGTCTTCCAGAACTACGCGCTGTACCCGCACATGACGGTCGCCGAGAACATGGGCTTCGCGCTCAAGATCGCCGGCGTCGGCAAAGAAGAGCGCGCCACCCGCGTGCTCGAGGCCGCCAAGCTGCTCGACCTCGAGGAGTACCTGACCCGCAAGCCGAAGGCCCTCTCCGGTGGTCAGCGTCAGCGTGTCGCCATGGGCCGCGCCATCGTGCGTCAGCCGCAGGTCTTCCTCATGGACGAGCCGCTGTCGAACCTCGACGCCAAGCTGCGCGTGCAAACCCGTACGCAGATCGCGTCGCTGCAGCGTCGTCTCGGTGTCACCACGGTCTACGTCACGCACGACCAGACCGAGGCCCTCACCATGGGTGACCGCATCGCCGTTCTGAAGGACGGCCTGCTGCAGCAGGTCGGCACCCCGCGCGACCTGTACGAGAAGCCCGAGAACGTGTTCGTCGCCGGCTTCATCGGCTCCCCTGCGATGAACCTGTTCAGCGCTGACCTCGCCGACGGCGGCGTGCGCTTCGGCACCGAGGTCGTCCCGCTCGACCGCGACACCGTGGGTCGTGCGAACGGCTCGCAGGTCACCGTCGGCGTCCGCCCCGAGGACATCACCGTCGGCCCCGCCGACGGCAAGGGCCTCTCGGTCGTCGTGGACCTCGTCGAGGAGCTCGGCGCCGATGGCTACCTCTACGGCCACACCGAGATCAACGGAAAGCGCGCCGACCTCGTCGCCCGCGTCGACGGCCGCAGCCACCCCAACGCGGGTGAGACCGTCACCCTCGCTGCGAACGCGGGCCACGTGCACGCCTTCGACATCGAGTCGGGTGTCCGTCTGAACGACAAGCCGATCGTCTCCGCCTGA
- a CDS encoding DsbA family protein, with protein sequence MSSDETPNVPSPRNSREAVREKAQKVHAQQSRARLMRRIILGVVAVVAVGAIGTAITLAVTAQVSKPQLTPGGMDHDGILVSDISAAAVSDEAIATPSPDETEAGGESTPTPEPTTSSTVDIHIYVDYLSPDAGEFERANARQLVNWISEGAATVTYHPVALLTASSNGTKYSLRSAAAAACVATHSPEQFYAFNHDLLDDQPEVNTDGFSDEQLADIAGAVGSDNVKSVRSCIEDQDYVTWAKDATSRALEGPLVGSDDLVLTAAPMIVVNGEAYVGALDDPSEFSQFVLTVASDAYYATESPTPTPAPSPSTTP encoded by the coding sequence ATGTCGAGCGACGAGACGCCGAACGTCCCCAGCCCTCGCAATTCGCGTGAGGCCGTGCGGGAGAAGGCACAGAAGGTGCACGCCCAGCAGTCGAGGGCGCGCCTGATGCGACGAATCATCCTCGGTGTCGTCGCCGTCGTCGCGGTCGGCGCCATCGGCACCGCCATCACCCTCGCCGTCACGGCGCAGGTGTCCAAGCCGCAGCTGACGCCGGGCGGCATGGACCACGACGGCATCCTCGTCTCCGACATCAGTGCAGCGGCCGTCTCGGACGAGGCGATCGCGACCCCGAGCCCCGACGAGACCGAAGCGGGCGGCGAGTCGACCCCGACTCCCGAGCCCACGACGTCGAGCACCGTCGACATCCACATCTACGTCGACTACCTGTCGCCCGATGCCGGCGAGTTCGAGCGCGCGAATGCCCGCCAGCTCGTCAACTGGATCTCCGAGGGCGCGGCTACCGTGACCTACCACCCTGTCGCGCTCCTGACCGCGAGCTCGAACGGCACCAAGTACTCGCTGCGCTCCGCTGCGGCGGCCGCGTGCGTCGCGACGCACTCGCCCGAGCAGTTCTACGCCTTCAACCACGATCTGCTCGACGACCAGCCCGAGGTGAACACGGACGGCTTCTCGGACGAACAGCTCGCCGACATCGCCGGTGCCGTCGGCTCGGACAACGTCAAGAGCGTCCGGTCGTGCATCGAGGATCAGGACTACGTGACCTGGGCGAAGGATGCCACCTCTCGCGCTCTCGAGGGACCGCTGGTGGGCTCCGATGACCTCGTGCTGACGGCTGCGCCGATGATCGTCGTCAACGGCGAGGCATACGTCGGGGCACTCGACGACCCGAGCGAGTTCTCGCAGTTCGTGCTGACCGTCGCCAGCGACGCGTACTACGCCACGGAGTCGCCGACGCCCACTCCGGCCCCGTCGCCCAGCACCACGCCGTAG
- a CDS encoding aldo/keto reductase, translating into MTRIGHSDLDVFPLALGGNVFGWTADRDESFAVLDAFIDGGGDFIDTADSYSSWVPGNSGGESETIIGEWLASRKPADVTVATKVSQHPDFSGLAASNVRKAAEASLARLGVDTIDLYYAHFDDASVPLEETVTAFGQLVSDGLVRNVAVSNYSAERIREWIEIARRTGVALPVAVQPHYNLVHRNVVEETIIPVAEEFDLGLVPYYSLASGFLTGKYRSADTAGQTSPRAAGAAKYATEAGLRIIDELERIGDAHGATIAATALAWLRAKPTVAAPIASARTVAQVPDLLAGARLELTADEVEALDRVSEWTPTTA; encoded by the coding sequence ATGACCCGTATCGGACACAGTGACCTCGACGTCTTCCCCCTCGCACTCGGCGGCAACGTCTTCGGCTGGACGGCCGACCGCGACGAATCCTTCGCGGTGCTCGACGCTTTCATCGACGGAGGCGGAGACTTCATCGACACCGCCGACTCGTACAGCTCCTGGGTGCCGGGCAACTCCGGCGGCGAGAGCGAGACGATCATCGGCGAGTGGCTCGCATCCCGCAAGCCCGCGGACGTGACCGTCGCCACGAAGGTGAGTCAGCATCCGGACTTCTCCGGGCTCGCGGCCTCGAACGTCCGCAAGGCCGCCGAGGCCTCCCTCGCGCGGCTGGGGGTCGACACCATCGACCTCTACTACGCGCACTTCGATGACGCGAGCGTGCCCCTCGAGGAGACGGTGACCGCGTTCGGCCAGCTCGTGAGCGACGGCCTGGTGCGCAACGTGGCCGTGTCGAACTACAGCGCCGAGCGCATCCGCGAGTGGATCGAGATCGCTCGTCGCACCGGTGTCGCCCTGCCCGTCGCCGTGCAGCCGCACTACAACCTCGTGCACCGCAACGTCGTCGAGGAGACGATCATCCCGGTCGCCGAGGAGTTCGACCTCGGTCTCGTGCCGTACTACTCGTTGGCCAGCGGCTTCCTCACCGGCAAGTACCGCAGCGCGGACACTGCGGGGCAGACCTCTCCCCGTGCCGCCGGTGCGGCGAAGTACGCCACCGAGGCGGGGCTGCGCATCATCGACGAGCTGGAGCGGATCGGCGACGCGCACGGAGCCACGATCGCAGCGACCGCGCTCGCCTGGCTGCGGGCGAAGCCGACTGTGGCCGCCCCCATCGCCAGCGCACGCACGGTCGCCCAGGTGCCCGATCTGCTCGCCGGGGCACGGCTGGAGCTCACCGCGGACGAGGTCGAGGCCCTCGATCGCGTCTCGGAGTGGACGCCGACCACGGCCTAA
- a CDS encoding response regulator transcription factor, which yields MTDPITLLLVDDQELIRFGFRMVLDAEDDLVVIGEAADGHAAIAQATALHPDVVLMDIRMPGLDGIAATEAIVRAHPETRVLVLTTFDLDEYAFGAIRAGASGFLLKDAQRHEMISAIRAVHRGDAALAPRVTRMLLEHVTPQLGTAAAAAPSAVEDPTSELTDRERDVFLEIARGLTNAEIATALFVSESTVKTHVGRVLAKLGARDRIHLVILAHRLGLVPDEELPSGS from the coding sequence ATGACCGACCCGATCACCCTCCTCCTGGTCGATGACCAGGAGCTCATCCGGTTCGGCTTCCGGATGGTGCTCGACGCCGAGGACGACCTGGTCGTCATCGGCGAGGCCGCCGACGGTCATGCCGCGATCGCCCAGGCGACGGCTCTGCATCCCGACGTCGTGCTGATGGACATCCGGATGCCGGGACTCGACGGCATCGCCGCGACCGAGGCGATCGTGCGCGCGCATCCCGAGACCCGTGTACTCGTGCTGACCACTTTCGACCTCGACGAGTACGCGTTCGGCGCGATCCGCGCGGGCGCGAGCGGCTTCCTCCTGAAGGATGCGCAGCGCCACGAGATGATCTCCGCCATCCGGGCCGTGCATCGCGGCGACGCGGCTCTCGCTCCCCGTGTGACGCGGATGCTCCTGGAGCACGTGACCCCTCAGCTGGGCACCGCCGCCGCGGCTGCTCCGTCCGCCGTCGAGGATCCGACCTCGGAGCTGACCGACCGCGAGCGCGACGTCTTCCTCGAGATCGCCAGGGGTCTCACCAACGCCGAGATCGCTACGGCACTGTTCGTCAGCGAGTCCACGGTGAAGACGCACGTGGGGCGGGTCCTCGCGAAGCTCGGTGCTCGCGACCGCATCCATCTGGTGATCCTCGCCCACCGTCTCGGACTCGTCCCTGACGAGGAGCTGCCCTCCGGCTCGTGA
- a CDS encoding sensor histidine kinase, translated as MSRTRSRSPSVREDEGLRLPRPPGVLRRFWARHPVVADVLIALVCLLLSLVPAGTITRDLPAPIAIGLSILTPAAVLAACATLLWRRTRPLVPFVAAFLLEAGFLFALAPIGSPLMLVTCYSLAVYRSSRAAWTGFGIGVASLAAFGGLLTLTGVITLQVAANAVLMSVVLGLIGTLIGVNVGGRKRYLAAVIDRSRQLLVERDQQAQLAAADERARIAREMHDIVSHSLTVIVALSEGAAATPDREQARAAASSAAETARSALTEMRAMLGVLRADDSPLPLAPLEPTPPQETVAQAQRAGYPVTLSVVGGAALAPTVAHAVGRIVQEGVTNAMRHAPSATSIAVQLAYSEESVTVEIVNDGARPTVGSSGFGLRGLAERAAHAGGTITSLPIEDGRWMLRAELPTRTPDPVDEPKERP; from the coding sequence GTGAGCAGAACGCGCAGCCGCAGCCCCTCGGTCCGAGAGGACGAGGGGCTGCGGCTGCCGCGTCCCCCGGGTGTGCTGCGCCGGTTCTGGGCTCGGCATCCGGTGGTCGCCGATGTGCTGATCGCGCTGGTGTGCCTGCTTCTCTCGCTGGTGCCGGCGGGGACCATCACCCGCGATCTGCCGGCGCCGATCGCGATCGGCCTGTCGATCCTGACCCCCGCGGCAGTGCTTGCGGCCTGCGCCACGCTGCTCTGGCGGCGGACGCGTCCCCTGGTGCCGTTCGTGGCGGCATTCCTCCTCGAAGCGGGGTTCCTCTTCGCGCTGGCCCCGATCGGCTCGCCGCTGATGCTGGTCACCTGCTACTCGCTCGCCGTGTACCGCTCGTCGCGAGCAGCCTGGACCGGGTTCGGCATCGGCGTCGCCTCGCTCGCGGCATTCGGAGGTCTGCTCACGCTCACTGGCGTCATCACCTTGCAGGTCGCCGCGAACGCCGTGCTGATGTCGGTCGTGCTCGGCTTGATCGGCACCCTCATCGGCGTCAACGTCGGCGGGCGCAAGCGCTACCTCGCGGCGGTGATCGACCGGTCGCGTCAGCTGCTCGTCGAACGCGATCAGCAGGCTCAGCTCGCCGCGGCCGATGAGCGGGCGCGCATCGCCAGGGAGATGCACGACATCGTCTCCCACTCCCTCACCGTGATCGTGGCCCTGTCCGAGGGCGCTGCCGCGACGCCGGACCGGGAGCAGGCGCGCGCTGCCGCATCGTCCGCCGCCGAGACGGCGCGCAGCGCTCTCACCGAGATGCGAGCGATGCTCGGCGTGCTCCGCGCCGACGATTCGCCCCTCCCTCTCGCTCCCCTGGAGCCGACGCCTCCTCAGGAGACGGTCGCGCAGGCCCAGCGCGCCGGCTACCCCGTGACGCTGTCGGTCGTGGGAGGCGCAGCCCTCGCACCGACGGTCGCGCACGCGGTCGGTCGCATCGTGCAGGAGGGCGTCACGAATGCCATGCGTCACGCACCCTCGGCCACGTCGATCGCTGTGCAGCTCGCCTACTCGGAGGAGTCGGTGACGGTCGAGATCGTCAACGACGGCGCACGACCGACCGTCGGCAGCTCGGGATTCGGGCTCCGCGGTCTGGCGGAGCGCGCGGCGCATGCGGGCGGCACGATCACCTCCCTGCCGATCGAAGACGGCCGGTGGATGCTCCGCGCCGAACTCCCCACGCGCACACCCGACCCCGTAGACGAACCGAAGGAACGCCCATGA
- a CDS encoding integral membrane transport protein has product MTVQAPPLTRQRVDTGRHLSFLRALRGEWIKLSTLRSTWWSIGIAAILTIGIAVLIAQAIDLPGFEPIQAVVMPIQFTMLLAGILGAISVTGEYSTGMIRSTLAANPKRGSVLAAKAVVVGLFLFVSSLVIFTLAAVAVSAVVAPRDQSIDWSDPSASLLPIVVSSLAMAVFALIGVAFGFILRSGAGAIAATVGLLFVLPIVASFFAVAGEAWTWVMDAANYLPVAAAQSAILPDGAALEGPVAYLTLAGWVAGGLLAAWAVLRTRDA; this is encoded by the coding sequence ATGACCGTCCAGGCTCCGCCCCTCACCCGTCAGCGCGTCGACACAGGACGCCACCTCTCCTTCTTGCGCGCACTGCGCGGAGAGTGGATCAAGCTGTCCACCCTGCGCTCCACGTGGTGGTCGATCGGCATCGCCGCGATCCTCACGATCGGCATCGCCGTGCTCATCGCCCAGGCGATCGACCTGCCCGGGTTCGAGCCCATCCAGGCCGTGGTCATGCCGATCCAGTTCACGATGCTGCTCGCGGGCATCCTTGGCGCGATCTCGGTCACCGGCGAGTACTCGACGGGCATGATCCGCTCGACCCTCGCCGCGAACCCGAAGCGCGGGTCGGTGCTGGCCGCCAAGGCCGTGGTCGTCGGGCTCTTCCTGTTCGTGTCGTCGCTGGTCATCTTCACTCTCGCGGCCGTCGCCGTCTCGGCCGTCGTCGCTCCGCGCGATCAGAGCATCGACTGGTCCGACCCCTCGGCCTCGCTGTTGCCGATCGTGGTGTCCTCGCTCGCCATGGCGGTGTTCGCACTCATCGGCGTCGCCTTCGGGTTCATCCTGCGCTCGGGCGCCGGAGCGATCGCCGCGACCGTGGGCCTCCTGTTCGTGCTGCCGATCGTCGCGAGCTTCTTCGCGGTCGCCGGCGAGGCCTGGACCTGGGTGATGGATGCCGCGAACTACCTGCCCGTCGCCGCCGCGCAGAGCGCGATCCTCCCCGACGGCGCAGCCCTCGAGGGACCTGTCGCCTACCTCACGCTGGCCGGGTGGGTGGCCGGTGGCCTGCTCGCCGCGTGGGCGGTCCTGCGCACTCGCGACGCGTGA
- a CDS encoding ABC transporter ATP-binding protein: MITAEGLTKRFGDKTAVQDVSFTVQPGSVTGFLGPNGAGKSTTMRMIVGLDRPTSGTATVAGREYRKLRAPLTEVGVLLDAKAVHTGRTARNHLRAVAATHGIPASRVDEVIDLAGIGPVARKRAGKFSLGMGQRLGIASALLGDPHTLILDEPVNGLDPEGVRWVRQFVRHAASEGRTVLLSSHLMSEMAQTADHVIVMGRGRVLADAPIDELVRAWTTNTVRVRTPRPADLVAAVGGPSVEVVSSAPDLLDIVGLPASRIGDLAAERGIPLHELTPTTGSLEDAYLALTGDSVEYRTKEIS, translated from the coding sequence ATGATCACAGCAGAAGGCCTCACGAAGAGATTCGGAGACAAGACGGCCGTCCAGGACGTGTCGTTCACCGTCCAGCCGGGCAGCGTCACCGGCTTCCTCGGCCCGAACGGTGCCGGCAAGTCGACCACGATGCGGATGATCGTCGGCCTCGACCGGCCGACGTCCGGCACGGCCACCGTCGCCGGCCGCGAGTACCGCAAGCTCCGGGCGCCGCTCACGGAGGTCGGGGTCCTCCTCGACGCGAAGGCCGTGCACACGGGCCGCACCGCGCGCAACCACCTGCGAGCCGTGGCGGCGACGCACGGCATCCCTGCCTCTCGCGTCGACGAGGTCATCGACCTCGCAGGCATCGGGCCGGTGGCCCGCAAGCGCGCCGGCAAGTTCTCCCTCGGCATGGGACAGCGACTGGGGATCGCGTCGGCTCTGCTGGGCGATCCGCACACCCTGATCCTCGACGAGCCGGTCAACGGCCTCGACCCCGAGGGGGTGCGCTGGGTGCGCCAGTTCGTTCGCCACGCCGCCTCCGAGGGCCGCACCGTCCTCCTCTCCAGCCACCTGATGAGCGAGATGGCGCAGACCGCCGACCACGTCATCGTGATGGGACGAGGGCGTGTCCTCGCCGACGCGCCGATCGACGAGCTCGTCCGCGCCTGGACCACGAACACGGTCAGGGTGCGTACGCCGCGGCCGGCCGATCTCGTGGCGGCCGTGGGCGGTCCCTCCGTCGAGGTCGTGAGCTCCGCCCCCGACCTGCTCGACATCGTCGGGCTCCCCGCCTCCCGCATCGGCGACCTCGCCGCAGAACGCGGCATCCCCCTGCACGAGCTCACTCCGACCACGGGCTCGCTCGAAGACGCCTACCTCGCCCTCACCGGCGACTCCGTCGAATACCGGACGAAGGAGATCTCATGA
- a CDS encoding MmcQ/YjbR family DNA-binding protein, which produces MDPTQLVATATSRAEELPGAVRENPFGPEWDVYKVRGRVFLLVPLDGTGRVTLKSHPDDSVALRETFADIVPGYHMNKKHWITLLPGSSLEDELVTELVTESYLLVVEKLPLAQRPVDPQLFARPAPEQTGAQ; this is translated from the coding sequence ATGGATCCGACACAGCTGGTCGCCACGGCGACATCGCGCGCCGAGGAGCTCCCCGGTGCAGTCCGGGAGAACCCTTTCGGGCCGGAGTGGGACGTCTACAAGGTCCGAGGACGCGTCTTCCTGCTCGTGCCGCTCGACGGCACCGGACGCGTGACCCTGAAGTCCCATCCCGACGACTCGGTGGCGCTGCGGGAGACGTTCGCCGACATCGTGCCGGGCTATCACATGAACAAGAAGCACTGGATCACGCTGCTGCCGGGTTCCTCGCTGGAGGACGAGCTGGTGACCGAGCTCGTGACGGAGTCGTACCTGCTGGTGGTCGAGAAGCTCCCTCTGGCCCAGCGGCCGGTCGATCCGCAGCTGTTCGCGCGACCGGCACCGGAACAGACCGGAGCGCAATAG
- a CDS encoding SOS response-associated peptidase family protein: MCASYGLDPRFTDTELLAAADEAVLDGLRDWAEQNARETVRPTGKNLRNLNPIVVQPDSTPELEPAWWGFLVGGEPAKFPSINTRSERLQDRPGGLKSRALVPATSWYEMKKPERVWHEFVVDDGALFGMAAVTQRGRTADGQSFTCYSIVMRPAPEHLAGIHDRMPLLIPASLSDDWLTAEPGREIIDEALAAAAALDERVRAAPRADDKGADRLF, translated from the coding sequence ATGTGCGCGAGTTATGGCCTGGATCCCCGATTCACCGACACCGAGCTCCTCGCTGCCGCCGACGAGGCGGTGCTCGACGGGCTGCGCGACTGGGCGGAGCAGAACGCCCGCGAGACGGTGCGTCCGACCGGCAAGAACCTCCGCAACCTCAACCCCATCGTCGTGCAGCCCGACAGCACGCCGGAGCTGGAGCCCGCCTGGTGGGGATTCCTCGTCGGCGGAGAGCCGGCGAAGTTCCCCTCGATCAACACCCGCTCCGAGCGGCTGCAAGACCGGCCGGGCGGGCTGAAGAGCCGGGCCCTGGTGCCGGCGACCAGCTGGTACGAGATGAAGAAGCCCGAGCGGGTGTGGCACGAGTTCGTGGTCGATGACGGGGCGCTGTTCGGCATGGCCGCGGTCACCCAGCGCGGGCGCACCGCCGACGGACAGTCGTTCACCTGCTACTCGATCGTGATGCGCCCCGCGCCCGAGCATCTCGCCGGCATCCACGACCGGATGCCGCTGCTGATCCCCGCGTCGCTGAGCGACGACTGGCTGACCGCCGAGCCGGGCAGGGAGATCATCGACGAGGCTCTCGCCGCAGCCGCCGCCCTCGACGAGCGGGTGCGCGCCGCTCCGAGAGCGGACGACAAGGGCGCGGATCGGCTCTTCTGA
- a CDS encoding DMT family transporter gives MALGGAVAIGVMTAVQARINGVLGVRVDNGIVAGLISFAVGLLALAAVIACIPSARRGVVRLAGGIRQRTIPFWMLLGGACGALTVSTQGITAGVLGVSLFTVGVVAGQTLHGLVLDRIGFGPAGVVAVTPGRVLGGALALAAVGISLSGDVLATAPLWMLLLPFAAGVGIAWQAATNGRLAQRVQSPIAATFMSFIAGTIALLVAAGISVALRGMPAQPPAEPWLYVGGLLGAAYILLGAFIVAHTGVLLMGLGSVLGQLTASVVIDLVWPAAAGPQLWQLLGMVVVAVASVIVALPRRR, from the coding sequence GTGGCGCTCGGAGGAGCGGTCGCGATCGGCGTCATGACGGCCGTCCAGGCGCGCATCAACGGCGTGCTCGGGGTCCGGGTCGACAACGGCATCGTCGCCGGACTCATCTCCTTCGCCGTCGGGCTCCTCGCGCTCGCCGCGGTGATCGCCTGCATCCCCTCCGCCCGCCGTGGTGTCGTGCGCCTGGCAGGCGGGATCCGACAGCGAACGATCCCGTTCTGGATGCTGTTGGGCGGCGCCTGCGGAGCCCTCACCGTCTCGACCCAGGGCATCACCGCCGGAGTGCTGGGCGTCTCGCTGTTCACGGTCGGAGTCGTCGCGGGGCAGACGCTGCACGGCCTCGTGCTCGACCGCATCGGCTTCGGGCCCGCCGGGGTCGTGGCCGTCACTCCAGGACGCGTCCTGGGCGGCGCCCTCGCGCTCGCCGCCGTGGGCATCTCCCTGAGCGGCGACGTCCTGGCCACCGCGCCGCTGTGGATGCTGCTGCTGCCGTTCGCGGCGGGAGTCGGCATCGCCTGGCAGGCTGCCACGAACGGGCGACTGGCGCAGCGAGTGCAGTCGCCGATCGCTGCGACCTTCATGAGCTTCATCGCCGGCACGATCGCGCTGCTCGTCGCGGCGGGCATCAGCGTCGCCCTGCGCGGAATGCCTGCGCAGCCGCCTGCCGAGCCGTGGCTGTACGTCGGCGGTCTGCTCGGGGCGGCCTACATCCTGCTCGGCGCGTTCATCGTTGCCCACACCGGGGTCCTGCTGATGGGACTCGGGTCGGTGCTGGGTCAGCTCACGGCATCCGTCGTCATCGACCTGGTCTGGCCGGCCGCGGCGGGGCCCCAGCTGTGGCAGCTGCTCGGGATGGTGGTCGTCGCCGTGGCCTCGGTCATCGTCGCCCTCCCTCGGCGCCGCTGA
- a CDS encoding nitroreductase family protein yields the protein MSALDAVRARQSWSKVTGDAPSRDELLALVEAAGRVADHSSLRPWRLIELRDEDREVLGAAIAKAEGDRSPSSKPLRAPLLIAVVASYRKSDKVPRWEQEAVASGVAHTLSLLLDEAGWGVLWRTGRYTRAKAVATAHGLGKDEELLGWLYVGGKPAGRGPGRRKTIDAGAFLQRMPTPQPNPEKAQKAPKPKKKDKQDKQKKK from the coding sequence GTGAGCGCGCTCGACGCCGTTAGAGCACGACAGTCCTGGTCGAAGGTCACCGGCGACGCCCCCTCGCGCGACGAGCTGCTCGCGCTCGTCGAGGCGGCGGGTCGAGTCGCGGACCACTCGTCGCTGCGCCCCTGGCGTCTCATCGAGCTGCGCGACGAGGACCGTGAGGTGCTGGGGGCGGCGATCGCGAAGGCCGAGGGCGACCGGTCGCCCTCCTCGAAGCCGCTGCGCGCGCCCCTGCTGATCGCCGTGGTCGCCAGCTACCGGAAGAGCGACAAGGTGCCGCGCTGGGAGCAGGAGGCCGTCGCCTCCGGCGTCGCCCACACGCTGAGCCTGCTGCTCGATGAGGCCGGATGGGGCGTGCTGTGGCGTACCGGGCGCTACACCCGGGCGAAGGCGGTCGCCACGGCGCACGGTCTCGGCAAGGACGAGGAGCTGCTCGGGTGGCTGTACGTCGGCGGGAAGCCTGCCGGCAGGGGTCCCGGTCGACGCAAGACCATCGACGCCGGCGCGTTCCTCCAGCGGATGCCGACGCCGCAGCCGAATCCGGAGAAGGCGCAGAAGGCCCCGAAGCCGAAGAAGAAGGACAAGCAGGACAAGCAGAAGAAGAAGTAG